In Gemmatimonadota bacterium, a single genomic region encodes these proteins:
- a CDS encoding pyridoxal-phosphate dependent enzyme, whose protein sequence is MTTRFVLNSYREPGALPAPVPDGVRAFHRSLAGYAPTPLIRRTALAHRLGIGDLYVKYEGTRFGLKAFKGLGGSWALHRLLELRPGSFDTVSTASEGNHGRAVAWSARLMKVPCVIFLPAHAAPARIENIRGEGATVVLVDGTYEDAVRECDRVSRERGWQIISDVGYEGYLEIPPLVVEGYRTLYQEIDEQLAEHRWPAPDPVLIPGGVGGILHAGVDHFRSRADGPRVVGVEPAEGACLTESLLAPGGRPIEATGNRQTTMACLNCGEVSLPSWPNIRRGVDAVLAIDDRYAEEAVRLLYRAAPGEPAIEAGNSGAATTGGLLAIMEDPACRGLKDHLALGPASIVLVVCTEAAIDQLEFERCLAS, encoded by the coding sequence GTGACCACCCGGTTCGTCCTCAATTCCTATCGCGAGCCGGGCGCGCTTCCGGCACCGGTGCCGGATGGCGTCCGGGCGTTTCACCGGAGCCTGGCCGGCTACGCGCCTACGCCGTTGATTCGGCGGACGGCTTTGGCCCACCGGCTCGGCATCGGCGATCTCTACGTCAAATACGAGGGAACTCGCTTTGGTCTCAAAGCCTTCAAGGGGCTGGGCGGATCGTGGGCGCTCCACCGCTTGCTCGAGCTCCGTCCTGGTTCGTTCGATACCGTCTCCACCGCGAGTGAAGGGAACCATGGGCGGGCGGTGGCCTGGTCGGCGCGGCTGATGAAGGTGCCGTGCGTGATCTTCCTGCCGGCCCACGCCGCGCCGGCTCGGATCGAGAACATCCGGGGCGAGGGCGCTACGGTCGTCCTGGTGGACGGTACCTACGAGGATGCCGTACGGGAGTGCGACCGGGTCAGCCGGGAGCGGGGTTGGCAGATCATCTCCGATGTCGGGTACGAGGGGTATCTCGAAATTCCGCCCCTGGTGGTCGAGGGCTACCGGACCCTTTATCAGGAGATCGACGAGCAACTGGCCGAGCACCGGTGGCCGGCACCGGACCCGGTGCTGATCCCGGGCGGGGTCGGCGGCATCCTCCACGCCGGAGTCGATCACTTCCGGTCCCGAGCCGACGGCCCGAGGGTCGTTGGGGTCGAACCGGCGGAAGGGGCGTGTCTCACCGAATCGCTGCTGGCCCCGGGTGGTCGGCCGATCGAGGCGACCGGGAATCGCCAGACGACGATGGCGTGCCTCAATTGCGGCGAGGTGTCGCTCCCGTCCTGGCCCAATATCCGGCGCGGCGTTGACGCAGTCCTGGCCATCGACGACCGCTATGCCGAAGAGGCCGTGCGGCTCCTTTATCGCGCCGCTCCCGGTGAGCCGGCGATCGAGGCCGGGAATTCCGGGGCGGCCACCACCGGCGGGCTCCTGGCCATCATGGAAGACCCCGCTTGCCGCGGGTTGAAAGACCACCTTGCCTTGGGTCCGGCCAGCATCGTGCTGGTCGTGTGCACCGAGGCCGCCATTGACCAACTGGAGTTCGAACGATGCCTCGCATCCTGA